The following proteins are co-located in the Saccharomycodes ludwigii strain NBRC 1722 chromosome V, whole genome shotgun sequence genome:
- the SSH4 gene encoding Ssh4p (similar to Saccharomyces cerevisiae YKL124W | SSH4 | Suppressor of SHr3 deletion), whose amino-acid sequence MTLEEHWDLSKVYDTTQNNNANQMSNHYFESQSKVANNDLITQDYYDIGPPSNLNDEDLSISFLIGLSVSLGFIMFVLLFIVVYVAFFGNDEQEYDEEMGLLNALVDVNNNNNNNNDSTGVGGNTNTHNRGLSILNYLRGRRMITLDKNFIVPGKFDDDETLKDREIEFIEGGKFSPFESDSYLRGKEFQELNPPIVKHFNTYNDDFSKTNIEERGIQAFYFLPCLNCSDVDKNGNILPSFIVQDKLDLIFTKNNKSSSTIMNYPLPFNHRDAVYFEIKIFKFPKKNSMFSVGLVTPPYPYFRLPGFNKYSIAYESTGKLRINNPFYADTLLPKLQEGDVVGFGYRYRSGTVFITHNGKKLMDLTHNLKVDMFVSIGCMNAAYTRTYTREGLLEDPDNISLKNSDTSDEEIPPMLQKMHDPFQEDIASDEIEFQVNLGQIGYVFIEANVKKYAFGLPFGSIGVPPSYNTETTKKGTLLQKGDDLPPDYPYEELGFFGDLQVRSSQNVGKFSQISNLKEKNHKLALVNSEPKADTTSNQLIRVESGSCYSTKSASNSPEVATIPEELEHSTSPSADHDADNDNDSNANNTDNDSTGNGNNNNNTDNDDNNNTDNDDNNNTDNDDNNNNNNNNNNNNNNNNNNNANDDNNNNINTDNDNSNDNSNSNSSKSNKSNNNIINNKNNIKNKNNNKKKKKKKKTKRRRN is encoded by the coding sequence aTGACACTAGAAGAACACTGGGATCTTTCCAAAGTTTATGATACtactcaaaataataacgcTAATCAAATGTCGAATCATTACTTTGAATCTCAAAGTAAAGTAGCTAATAATGACCTTATAACACAAGACTACTATGATATTGGGCCTCCGTCTAATCTGAATGATGAAGACTTAAGTATAAGTTTTTTGATTGGATTATCAGTTAGCTTGGGCTTTATAatgtttgttttattgtttatagTTGTTTATGTTGCATTCTTTGGCAATGATGAGCAGGAATATGATGAAGAAATGGGTTTGTTGAATGCTTTGGTtgatgttaataataacaataataataataatgatagtaCTGGTGTGGGCGGCAATACAAACACCCATAATAGAGGCTTGAgcatattaaattatttgagAGGACGTCGCATGATTACTttagataaaaattttatagttCCTGGGAAATtcgatgatgatgaaacgCTAAAGGATAGGGAAATAGAATTTATTGAGGGGGGTAAATTTTCTCCATTTGAATCTGATTCATATTTGAGAGGTAAAGAATTTCAAGAACTAAACCCGCCTATAGTCAAACATTTTAATACTtataatgatgattttaGCAAGACAAATATAGAAGAAAGGGGTATTCAagccttttattttttaccatGTTTAAATTGCAGTGATGTCGATAAAAATGGGAACATTTTACCCAGTTTTATTGTTCAGGACAAATTAGACTTAATTTtcaccaaaaataataaaagctCATCTACTATAATGAATTATCCTTTACCTTTTAATCATAGAGATGctgtttattttgaaattaagaTTTTCAAGTttcctaaaaaaaattcaatgtTTAGTGTCGGTTTGGTAACCCCACCTTATCCTTACTTTAGGCTACCAggttttaataaatattctaTTGCGTACGAAAGTACTGGTAAATTGAGAATAAACAATCCATTTTATGCGGACACGTTATTGCCCAAATTGCAAGAGGGTGACGTTGTTGGATTCGGTTATAGGTACAGATCTGGGACTGTTTTCATTACAcataatggaaaaaaacTAATGGATTTGACCCATAACTTAAAGGTTGATATGTTTGTCAGTATTGGATGTATGAATGCGGCTTATACAAGGACGTATACAAGGGAAGGGTTGTTGGAGGACCCTGATAATATTAGTTTGAAAAATTCAGATACCAGTGATGAGGAAATCCCACCAATGTTGCAAAAAATGCATGATCCATTCCAGGAGGACATTGCTAGTGATGAAATTGAATTTCAAGTTAATTTAGGGCAAATAGGgtatgtttttattgaagCAAATGTAAAAAAGTATGCATTTGGTTTACCATTTGGTAGTATCGGCGTTCCTCCAAGTTATAACACTGAAACCACAAAGAAAGGCACTTTGTTACAAAAAGGGGATGACCTACCTCCAGATTATCCATATGAGGAGTTGGGATTTTTTGGGGATCTTCAAGTACGGTCTAGTCAGAATGTGGGTAAATTTTCACAAATAAGCaatttaaaggaaaaaaatcacAAATTGGCCTTGGTAAACTCGGAACCAAAAGCAGATACCACCTCCAACCAGCTTATTCGGGTAGAAAGTGGCTCGTGTTATAGTACCAAAAGTGCCTCTAATAGTCCTGAAGTGGCAACCATTCCCGAAGAATTAGAACACTCTACATCTCCTTCTGCTGACCATGATGCTGATAATGACAATGATAgtaatgctaataatactgataatgatagtactggtaatggtaataataataataatactgataatgatgataataataatactgataatgatgataataataatactgataatgatgataataataataataataataataataataataataataataataataataataataatgctaatgatgataataataataatattaatactgataatgataattctaatgataatagtaatagtaatagtagcaagagtaataaaagtaataataatattattaataataaaaataatattaaaaataagaacaataataaaaagaagaagaagaaaaagaaaaccaaaagaagaaggaacTGA
- the LAF1 gene encoding Laf1p (similar to Saccharomyces cerevisiae YMR102C | protein of unknown function (paralog of YKL121W | DGR2)), with amino-acid sequence MALLKLFRSSENLRSTANKKNDGVNEKRNNTSGGLMRRSTTFTRSKSLPRSKSNINNNTNNNTNNTNKNTAKNTTKNTNDFGKSQNKPNNAVHNHDNTKINASNSRKYQTKPNQISSKSSTPTQQGDSTKSPTVKNNARVTVSNGATNSAPRQDTLSRMNTFTTAKNILLTDIPDVLATPAHSTNGSNPKTAYLNNKDSISTRNTPRGPNATSSNLSTPNSINPLKKMPTNSSSALTDLTFSSPMDTSGTATATTTATTTTTTNNNKQNNENNNDGNNDNTISDLDTQANGNAIHRREFSADMCPLQFKMSLNKLNKHCTSMSIDTSRVLSPSLAGNGARVQDNAASPSIQHTSPTSDNSKNLRFEHISESMRPSMDFERIPSKFEKTASGTKLHVSNLDPTDRSHTNSSRNIKKIDATGNSNIYISKNNTRNISEIYKKLEDEKKALNKNYYGPGGNSQNTGVENSAGNTLLLNQNDDLILSDFNREGIFNSIFESIDRNQFIQYLENPNHIKVFKKKKIYSPLSRFILAQELKHDKQQQQQQQYQIHQRKTSSVDDPTSSISENTIWCLEFSHDGKFLASAGKDNTIRVWKVIATPLERVEMNNTCSKRDSLISSGYSSASPSRSAGYATGSSTTSCNNNNSNNNLNVNDVNLVDDIFGESTYKNNLEDDNHYGLSPDEEESNLYAPVFHPQPHRIFTGHTHDILSLDWSKNNFLLTGSMDKTVKLWHCDKKTFLKSYLHPDFVTSIKFHPKDDRFFVSGCLDHYIRMFSILEDECVYEFDVGDLITTIEISPNNGKYVYVGTFNGYVMVFLTRGLTLLFCFHIPNSKHSSEKIEIINDKLMAGANARSANQTVLVIQPGPKITGIQCFQEENDLKLLVTSNDSRIRIFSLLQRKLLEVLKGFENDSLQLKATVRLGTPNDLNSPTIVVVPSENHWIYAWKLKSSELAKLNRLKPGHSHLSELGVSATSSYTLKLRSSFQFKRNSNAFVQNTMDPGQQPPQRKKSYIKRFLDKINPMAHNNSNTNNGNKNKNVYYTKDPATARSSMDRSNLRVQNYDPNTPVFKNNDYIAFHAHHHAVTAVSIAPKAAQKVLALSNDFIYELTMLLNDEDGASSKTYKSKGNSTASDGKTTSVLRGVFSSINEGMIVVSGDCKGNIRVFRTDISDLTRERLLYKLKIYNSHHSLARAPSVYSKNNAVINSASGNAINNIGNVGLSRNKSLNNICHRQNSFRNKRKGTNSSAEDLLANVIHIGRNGSLKKDAEHYYLTGPVGATGSSKINRSNTVKSLQSLASFNNTISDNHTTSFDTGFHGNSTINNGSANNTLFSTFLGNQKTISQQDSDYATGHISNISNALPSLSTSPSPLSGSKAQHANGTIVYSEQPQHQYGSTSTLLRSSNGHLYDNVSNIGSGISANTAVTTISTSGTAGVNNILDPHLKCNVCGGTNFKVFKPNFRSESAPVGFYCSDCGNQMNRFR; translated from the coding sequence ATGGCACTATTGAAACTATTTCGCTCTTCAGAAAATTTACGATCTACTgctaataaaaagaatgatGGTGTCAATGAAAAACGGAATAATACCAGTGGTGGTCTTATGAGGCGATCTACTACATTTACTAGAAGCAAATCACTTCCTAGATCTAAAagtaatataaataataacactaataataatactaataacacTAATAAGAATACGGCCAAGAACACCACCAAGAACACCAATGATTTCGGAAAATCacaaaataaaccaaaCAACGCCGTTCATAATCATGATAATACTAAAATCAACGCATCAAATTCGAGAAAATATCAAACAAAACCCAATCAAATAAGTTCTAAATCATCAACACCGACACAGCAAGGGGACTCGACCAAGTCTCCAACAGTAAAAAACAATGCTAGAGTAACTGTGTCCAATGGTGCTACAAACTCTGCACCTAGGCAGGATACTTTAAGTAGGATGAACACCTTTACTACtgcaaaaaatattcttctTACGGATATACCTGACGTTCTGGCCACGCCTGCTCACAGTACCAACGGTAGCAATCCCAAAACCgcttatttaaataataaagatagtATTAGCACCAGGAACACCCCCAGAGGACCAAATGCCACGAGTAGCAATTTAAGTACACCGAATAGCATCAATCCACTGAAAAAAATGCCCACCAACTCATCTTCCGCCTTAACAGACCTTACATTTTCGTCCCCTATGGATACTAGCGGCACCGCTACTGCAACGACCACCGCCACCACCACTACTAcaaccaataataacaaacaaaataacGAAAATAACAACGATGGGAATAATGACAATACAATTTCTGATTTGGATACACAAGCGAATGGCAATGCCATACATAGAAGAGAATTTTCCGCAGATATGTGCCCCTTACAATTCAAAATgtcattaaataaattaaataaacattGCACTTCCATGAGTATAGATACTTCGAGAGTATTATCACCATCATTAGCTGGTAATGGCGCACGAGTCCAGGATAATGCTGCTAGCCCTTCCATACAGCACACTTCGCCTACAAGTGATAATAGCAAAAATTTACGGTTTGAGCATATTTCTGAGTCTATGCGTCCATCAATGGATTTTGAACGTATTCCTAgtaaatttgaaaagacAGCTTCAGGTACGAAATTGCATGTTTCAAATTTAGACCCTACCGATAGATCACATACGAATTCCTCCAggaacattaaaaaaatcgaCGCAACTGGCAACtctaatatatatatcagtaaaaataatacaagaAACATTTCTGAAATATATAAGAAACTAGAGGACGAAAAGAAGGCtttgaataaaaactaTTATGGCCCCGGTGGTAATAGCCAAAATACAGGGGTTGAAAATTCCGCTGGAAATACATTATTGCTGAACCAGAATGATGATCTGATTTTATCCGATTTTAATAGAGAGggtatttttaatagtatATTCGAATCGATAGATAGAAATCAGTTTATTCAATATTTAGAAAACCCAAACCAtataaaagttttcaaaaaaaaaaaaatctattcACCTTTATCGAGATTTATATTGGCTCAAGAACTAAAACACGAtaagcaacaacaacaacaacaacaatatcaaatacaccaaagaaaaacatCTTCTGTCGATGATCCAACTAGTTCTATTTCCGAAAATACCATTTGGTGCTTAGAATTTAGCCATGATGGAAAATTTCTCGCTTCTGCTGGAAAAGATAACACGATTAGAGTTTGGAAAGTTATCGCAACACCACTGGAAAGAGTGGAAATGAATAACACTTGTTCCAAAAGAGACTCTTTAATCTCCTCCGGATACTCTTCTGCAAGCCCATCCCGGTCAGCTGGGTATGCAACGGGATCTTCGACAACTagttgtaataataataacagcaacaataatttaaatgtCAATGACGTAAATTTGGTGGATGATATCTTTGGCGAATCTacttataaaaacaacttaGAAGATGATAACCACTATGGGCTCTCTCCAGATGAGGAAGAGTCAAACCTATATGCCCCAGTTTTCCATCCTCAACCTCATAGGATATTCACTGGGCATACTCATGATATTTTATCCTTGGATTGgtccaaaaataattttttgttaactGGCTCAATGGACAAGACCGTTAAGTTATGGCATTGCGATAAAAagacttttttaaaaagttatttgCATCCTGATTTTGTTACTTCCATTAAATTCCATCCCAAGGATGATAGGTTTTTTGTCAGTGGATGCTTGGATCACTACATAAGAATGTTTTCTATATTGGAAGATGAATGTGTTTATGAATTTGATGTTGGGGATTTAATTACCACCATTGAAATCTCGCCCAATAATGGCAAGTATGTTTACGTTGGCACATTTAATGGATATGTTATGGTTTTTTTAACCAGGGGACTCACGCTACTGTTTTGTTTCCACATTCCAAATTCTAAACATAGTAGTGAGAAAATTGAGATTATCAATGATAAATTAATGGCCGGCGCTAATGCTCGCTCTGCGAACCAGACAGTCTTAGTTATCCAGCCAGGACCCAAAATTACAGGGATTCAATGTTTCCAAGAGgaaaatgatttaaaactattagTAACTTCCAATGACTCCAGAATTAGAATTTTCAGTTTGTTGCAAAGGAAATTGTTGGAAGTCTTGAAAGGCTTTGAAAACGACTCTTTACAATTAAAAGCCACGGTTAGGTTGGGCACTCCGAATGATTTAAATTCTCCAACTATCGTGGTTGTTCCCAGTGAAAACCATTGGATATATGCTTGGAAATTGAAATCGTCTGAGCTAGCCAAATTGAATAGACTGAAACCAGGACATTCTCATCTCTCTGAACTAGGTGTTTCTGCCACGTCTTCATACACTCTGAAATTACGATCTTCCTTTCagtttaaaagaaatagcAATGCATTTGTACAAAACACAATGGACCCTGGGCAACAACCAcctcaaagaaaaaaaagttatattaAGAGGTTTCTCGACAAAATCAACCCAATGGCtcacaataatagtaatactaACAATGGTAACAAGAATAAAAACGTCTATTACACCAAAGACCCTGCTACTGCCAGAAGCAGCATGGATAGGTCAAATCTTAGAGTACAAAATTATGATCCAAATACACcggtttttaaaaataatgattataTTGCCTTTCATGCGCATCACCACGCAGTTACTGCTGTGTCAATTGCTCCTAAAGCGGCCCAAAAAGTATTAGCGTTGTCCAATGATTTCATTTATGAATTAACTATGCTATTAAATGATGAGGATGGTGCTTCATCGAAAACTTATAAGAGCAAAGGAAATTCAACGGCAAGCGATGGTAAGACTACAAGTGTTTTACGCGGAGTATTTTCCAGTATTAATGAGGGGATGATTGTGGTTAGTGGTGATTGTAAGGGGAATATAAGGGTGTTTAGAACAGACATATCTGATTTGACCAGAGAAAGATTGTTgtataaattgaaaatctATAATAGCCACCATTCTTTAGCAAGAGCCCCGAGTGTTTACTCGAAAAATAATGCTGTTATCAATAGTGCATCAGGTAATGCTATAAATAACATAGGGAATGTTGGTTTGTCGAGGAACAAGTCATTAAATAACATATGCCATCGTCAAAATTCATTTAGAAACAAGAGAAAAGGTACTAATAGTTCCGCTGAAGATTTACTTGCTAATGTCATACATATAGGTCGTAATGgaagtttaaaaaaagatgcgGAACATTATTACCTGACAGGGCCTGTAGGAGCCACTGGATCttctaaaataaatagaagCAACACTGTTAAAAGTCTACAATCATTGGCTTCATTTAATAACACCATTTCTGATAACCATACGACTAGCTTTGACACCGGTTTTCATGGTAACTCTACTATTAACAATGGTAGTGCCAACAatactttattttcaacttttCTTGGCAACCAAAAAACCATTTCTCAACAGGACTCGGATTATGCTACTGGTCATATCAGTAACATTTCGAACGCACTACCATCTTTGTCGACATCACCGTCGCCGTTATCTGGATCCAAAGCCCAGCATGCTAATGGCACCATTGTGTATTCTGAGCAACCGCAGCATCAGTATGGTAGTACCTCAACTTTGCTAAGAAGCTCTAACGGACACCTGTACGATAATGTTTCAAATATAGGTAGTGGTATTAGCGCAAACACTGCAGTGACAACTATCAGTACTAGTGGTACCGCTGGTGTAAATAACATACTGGATCCGCATCTGAAGTGCAATGTTTGCGGTGGCACAAACTTTAAAGTATTCAAACCCAATTTTAGATCAGAGTCCGCACCTGTGGGATTCTATTGTTCGGACTGTGGCAATCAAATGAATAGATTTAGATAG
- the RRN3 gene encoding rDNA-binding RNA polymerase I transcriptional factor (similar to Saccharomyces cerevisiae YKL125W | RRN3 | Regulation of RNA polymerase I), with translation MIKTTKRPNPDHPDHTNTNNTTKRAKTLGFILEDGYNKSNTEKKNTDIHRNGTTNNNNNSNNNGNNTDFSSLYGTFVIKALTDLETKNDSTQLDALADQLSLGINTANNSTSINDTTNRITEQNFQTLLNILSNNIIKLEQHKNCNLLIENIIKLDNWWKLNSIACIHSYITFLKILCSSLPKWWYDVSSMLIYNLSNISSLNEAKYHHELLKYFIRAIPSSTQFIDSAVAKYFPNKNDSTKKLFNYTNNALKLSEYCPELRFQIWSLLIEKLISIDVELQNELDELDEDVENELEEELNEELEGVNNNNADDDDDDDDDDDDDDDDDDDDDDDDDDDGTGNAGDQDIDKITDISLDGYEASDVEEEEDFFEGEEQYQVEVTQSIKLLSAKLDSLLSLITTKLSAYLNEENLENGDGINVFNTLTSLFKSHILPTYFTRSVQYLIFFASQQQPELMDSFLVTLMDISFSNSETIENKIKALQYVGSFIARAKNLTKQQVLFISSYLTSWLNRYLLEREAEIEFDKSGTNGITTGTNNYRGNDNNNNNNNSNSNSNSNSNTKSNYGMERFKHFYAAFQALSYIFCFRHKMFKNVQDEKWEIDIDKFFQRIIISKFNPLKFCNENVMLMLAKITQRENIVYCYTLIEKNNTDRLRGIVGDMVGVTDGVSGNNGKNNAGSNYTFSLAARQQLIDLQSYFPFDPLFLKTFKKQIEDYYIEWSQVCEDYENEESEDDD, from the coding sequence ATGATTAAAACAACCAAAAGGCCCAATCCTGATCATCCTGATCATACCAACACTAACAACACCACTAAGAGAGCAAAAACATtaggttttattttagaagACGGttataataaatctaacactgaaaaaaaaaatactgatATTCATAGAAATGGAActaccaacaacaacaacaatagtaataataatggcaatAATACCGACTTTTCTTCCTTATACGGTACTTTTGTTATAAAAGCTTTGACTGATttggaaacaaaaaatgattcTACACAGCTAGATGCATTAGCAGATCAACTTTCGTTGGGTATAAACACTGCTAATAATTCTACAAGTATAAATGACACTACTAATAGAATAACCGAACAAAACTTTCAAACGTTATTAAATATCCTATCAAATAACATCATTAAACTTGAACAACATAAAAATTGCAATCTGttaatagaaaatattataaaattggaCAACTGGTGGAAATTAAATAGCATAGCTTGTATTCACAGTTATATCacttttttgaaaattttatgTTCAAGCTTGCCAAAATGGTGGTATGATGTTTCTTCCATGCTGATATATAATCTATCTAACATTTCTTCATTAAATGAGGCGAAATATCATCATGaactattaaaatattttattagagCTATTCCCTCTTCAACTCAGTTTATTGACTCTGCTGTCGCCAAATATTTTCCTAATAAAAACGATTCTACCAAGAAATTGTTTAATTACACTAATAACGCTTTAAAATTAAGTGAATATTGTCCTGAGTTAAGATTTCAAATTTGGTCCTTGCttatagaaaaattaatttctatTGATGTCGAATTACAAAATGAGTTGGATGAGCTAGATGAGGATGTAGAAAACGAATTAGAAGAGGAATTAAATGAGGAATTAGAGGGggtaaataataataatgctgatgatgacgatgatgatgatgatgatgatgacgacgacgacgatgatgatgatgatgatgatgatgacgatgatgatgatggtaCTGGTAACGCTGGTGATCAagatattgataaaatcACTGATATTAGTTTAGATGGATATGAAGCTAGTGATgttgaagaagaggaagacTTTTTTGAAGGCGAAGAACAATATCAAGTTGAAGTTACACAAAGTATTAAACTCTTATCTGCAAAATTGGACTCCTTGTTATCATtgataacaacaaaattatCGGCATACTTAAATGAAGAAAATCTTGAAAATGGAGATGGTATCAATGTTTTCAACACCTTAACTTCACTATTTAAATCGCATATTTTACCGACATATTTTACTAGATCTGTACAATACTTAATCTTTTTTGCCTCTCAACAACAGCCAGAGTTAATGGACTCCTTTTTAGTTACATTAATGGATATATCATTTTCTAATTCCGAaacaatagaaaataaaattaaagcgCTACAATATGTAGGATCCTTTATTGCTAGAGCTAAAAATTTGACTAAACAACAAGTTCTATTTATCTCTTCTTATTTAACGTCTTGGTTGAATAGGTATTTATTAGAAAGAGAAGCTGAAATTGAGTTTGACAAGAGTGGTACCAATGGTATAACAACCGGTACTAATAACTATAGGggcaatgataataataataataataataatagtaatagtaatagtaatagtaatagtaatacaAAAAGTAACTATGGCATGGAACGATTTAAACATTTCTACGCTGCATTCCAAGCATtatcatatattttttgctttagacataaaatgtttaaaaatGTCCAAGATGAAAAATGGGAGATAGATATAGATAAATTCTTccaaagaataataatttcGAAATTCAACCCGTTAAAATTTTGTAATGAAAATGTAATGCTGATGTTAGCTAAAATCACACAAAGGGAAAACAttgtttattgttatacccttattgaaaagaataatactGATAGGCTAAGGGGGATTGTTGGGGATATGGTTGGTGTTACTGATGGTGTAAGtggtaataatggtaaaaataatgctGGTAGTAATTATACCTTTTCATTAGCTGCAAGACAGcaattaattgatttaCAAAGCTACTTCCCATTTGATCCTTTGTTTTTGAAgacatttaaaaaacagATAGAGGATTATTATATAGAATGGAGCCAAGTATGTGAGGattatgaaaatgaagaaagtGAGGATGATGActaa
- the SRP21 gene encoding signal recognition particle subunit SRP21 (similar to Saccharomyces cerevisiae YKL122C | SRP21 | Signal Recognition Particle), translating into MQPPPTNYPVKPVDTYIKSTSNLLEANPSQTLLTIKYNIVNHHKKSKENKGETSDKNTVNIKFNTSVTFQTKNPELGLFHDYTTNKVKEVSRVLSALGPKGVTMNVNNNKVLKKKDFLYSNLKGKNKKKQKKSSTSLISNNRKTTKPIRYTTAHKELVNIIGGATLLTNTEIKEHVIESTKKQNNKGPKSAVVPDTTITTGPSSKSSNSNKKKKNRKSGKNKRR; encoded by the coding sequence atgCAACCCCCTCCAACAAATTATCCGGTTAAACCAGTTGATACTTATATCAAAAGTACCTCTAATTTACTGGAAGCAAATCCATCACAAACTTTATTAACaatcaaatataatatagTAAACCATCATAAGAAAagcaaagaaaataaaggcGAAACAAGTGATAAGAATACTgtcaatattaaatttaatacaTCAGTGACATTTCAAACTAAGAATCCAGAGCTAGGTTTATTTCATGATTATACTACAAACAAGGTCAAAGAGGTTTCAAGGGTGTTAAGTGCATTGGGTCCTAAGGGGGTCACTATGAAtgttaacaataataaagttttaaaaaagaaagattttCTCTATAGCAACTTGAAAggtaagaataaaaaaaagcaaaaaaaatcttcCACTTCATTAAtaagtaataatagaaagACAACCAAACCTATCCGATATACTACAGCTCATAAGGAATTggtaaatattattggtggTGCCACTTTATTAACTAACACTGAAATAAAAGAACATGTGATTGAGTCaacaaagaaacaaaataacaaagGTCCCAAAAGCGCCGTTGTTCCAGACACTACCATCACTACTGGTCCCTCTTCTAAAAGCAGTAACAgcaataagaaaaaaaagaataggAAAAGCGGTAAGAACAAGAGACgctaa